aaaataatcaaagGTAATATTGCAACATGGATGAAGGAATATATTAAATTCTTCTTGCCTCGGTGGTGTATTCCCCTCTACTccttacttctttttctttctttcctgaacaCAACGAGGACAAAACCTGTAAGAAAAAAGAGGCAGTAATTAGCTCCTGGAATTAACAGCACAGAGCCCAAAAactgtttttaatatttgtgcACAAATAAGCCTGCTTCTAACTGGCAACTTGTTAATTTGATTAAAATGGTCCATTAGATAAAAATAACAAGCCCATGGTCCTTCCCAAGATGAGCACAGAGGTAGAACCCTGAGAAGTCTTCAAAGTATTCCTCCAGAAGTGAAATGAAGAGTTATCTGTCTCTCAGTTTTAAGCACAGCCACAACTAGTGACAGCAAACCTCAGATGTAACATGTCCATGTTCACACAAGCCTCAGGTTAAAACCTGCTCTGTTTATCAGGCAGTTTTGCTCCCACCAGAACCTAAGACTTCTGTGGAAATGGATTTTAAGAACAAGGTTTGTCTTGTATCTTCTACCCTCAAACATAATCCCCCATCACACTGGATTCAAACCCTCTGATGAGAAGAGCAAAGCTCCTCTGCCAGGCTCACAGCAGGGTTTTAATTCTTGTTGAGGCAAACTGCAGCCTGATAAAAATCCCAAAGCTGAATGTTGTCCCACTCACCATTTCCCTTTTGGTTTGGTGGTCAGGTCCACACATGCAAAGTGGAACCACTCAATTGGGCActgcaaaagagaaaggaaaaacccacaGGGGAGATTCTTAGTGATTCACAAACGTTCCCATCATTTGGTATGAGCTAACCGAGCAAGGACCCCCTCCTCGGATTGTACAGGGGTGGGAGGCAACAAACATCTGAAAACCAATCATCTCTCAAGTGCTTACATCTGGGTTGTCACAGCCAATCATCTCTCCATAGGACACCTGGTGACACAGGCAGTAGGTGGGTTCGTTGGGATCCACTGGCATGTCCAGGACATCCGAGGGATGCACTGACAGGATGGTATCAGCAAACTCAGACCTGTGGGCAAGGACAGAGTCAGGACAAAACAACTCAGACAACACTGTGTTACAATGggatggcttcccactgccagagggcagggttagatgggatattgggaaggaattcttccctgtgagggtggggaggccctggcacagggtgcccagagaagctgtggctgccccattcctgaaGTGTTCATGGCCAGACTTGGAACAACTCaggctagtgggaggtgtccctgcccacagcaggggctggaatgggaggGTCTTTAAGGTGCctcccaacacaaaccattctaggatttgATGTTTCCAAGATCTAAATCCTACTTGGGAAAATTAGTGTTTTACAGTATCTTCCCTAAACCACATGACCCTGTTTTAGAGTTTATATTTCATTACCACAGTCCATTAATTAAAATCATAAGGTAGGTTGGATCACAGTATGACTAGAAAGAATTAAGAGAGGGATTTGTAGATGTCATGAGTAAAGTAACAAAATTATCACACAGATCACTCCTGGCTGTGAGTAGAATAACCTGTTTGGAGTTTTTCCCCAGCCTGTTTTAATAGACATGTTTTCTCACTGTCAGGCATGAGTGAACCCTCTTTCTCTGACAGGGGTGTGTTGACATGCCAGTAGCAGTCCATAGAAACTACTTTTAAGTTTCCTGTCCCTCCATTTAGCCAGCTGAAAATATCAGAATAAACCGAGCCCCTTTAATAGAAATCCCGTCTCAGAGAGGGGACATGCTTTCCTCCTTGCCTCTCAAAACCAAATCAGATTATTCAAGGCTACCTAGGACACTATCCTTcgaaaacaacccccaaaattcTCCAAGATTTCTAGAACAGCAGTACATCAGTTTCTGTCCTGATGGACAAGTGAGTTTCTTTTACCATCAAGACCACAAACAACTGTTACAAATAGCTCTGTGACAAAAATCAAAGCTATTTTCTCCCAGCTTGCCAACAGCAACAGGGAGGCTGATCCTGTCCTTCCAGTCAGAGTGTTCCAAGCATGCTGAGCTTCCACATGCCAACCAAGGAGTTAATTAACAATGCTGGCCTGTCCTAAGCAGGACATTAATGAAATGGAGTAAGACCAGAGCACTCTTAACACCGCTCGCCATCCGGACACGAGTCGTAAATAGGGTAACACGAGCTTGTGGAAAATTCATGAAGTGCCAAGCCCAAGGCCCTGGAGTTGTGCCTGGCCCTGCCTTACCCTCCTttgagtttctttttctttggtgtATCTTCTTCAGATGTTCTCCTGCCTCGACCACGAGagcttcttttgtctttctgacTTCGTCCCtctagaaaggaaaaacaaccccaTTGTTTCAGCCTATTTGAGTGGCAGAAACATCCCCAGCTGTTGTTCTTTTGATGCAGTTACTTTCTTGAAATCCCTATTTCATATGTAACTGAGTAATCCTTATTATACATGTAATTGAATACGCtgactgaaatgcatttttgagCCAAAAATACACCAAACTGACAAGTACAACTGAGCACCAAACTCTTGTGTTTGCAGTTCTGGCAATAAAGCACTGCAGTACGTCAGCCCAAGTCATAAACAGCATCACACTTGATTAGAcatgcagtaatttttttcaaatctcaGTATATCCTTAAACACAGTTAATAGGTTACTCAATAACTAACATAACTTTTATctccacctccctgctcccaccccttATTTCATAGTTCAAAGGCATcgagctgtgctgtgctgctgtatCCACATTTCAGTGTCACTGTAAACCCACAATATTTCAGCATACACTGTAAAAACTGGTATCTTCCTTTAACTCCTAATTTTTCCTGAAACTAAGACTGTTACACACACCAGTGCAGTTTTGGCACAGCACTCTCCTTAGAGCCAGGATGAACAACTTCAGGATGATCTGTGCAACAGTTAAGTTTGATCCCAGCACCACATTTCTCTTCATCTCTTGCCCACTGTAAACATTTTGAAGAGCATTAAAAACAAGCAGAGAATGGTgcgcttctttccttcctccagaAATAAGAGCCTATTTTACATCTCAGCCTTCCTGGTTTGATATTCCAAGTGCTGGAAAAGGCTCTCAATTGTATCAAATTTACCCACTTTTCAGGCTTCGAGATCCAGGGGTTTCGAAGTCGCTGCCTTCCAGTTTATCTTTGAGATCAGCTTCAAACCGCGCCAAGTCTGCATCCAGCCGGCGGATGTGCTTATCCACCTGCACCAAGAGGAAACCACAAACTGAATTAcaaagaaacacacacaaaaaataggAGCCCCAACGAAAACAGGAAGGGCTGAAACAGTGGCTGTTATCAGCACAAACAGTGTGGTACCACAGAGCAAGGCATGGAAGGGGTACAGGCTGGTAAAACGGAAATGGCACCCACAAAGGGAATGAAGGAGGCAAAAGCAGGAGGAGCCAATCCCTCTACAAGCGagcagaaaggaagggaaaggaaggcagcATGAAGGAGAGTCAAAGCAACTCAGACTAATGATTTTCAGAACAGAACAAGATGAGAGACACTGAAATAACTGGTTTGTCCCTGcaaatttcaaaattcaaataCAGTCCCTCAAATGTGTCAAGTTTTCCGCTGGTACTCCACTGTGATGTGAATCAAAGAAGTTTAGCAATAAATACAGGCAGAGGTTGACAATCCTCAATAACAAGTCAACACACATTAATTAAGTACCCTGGCTGCAATAAAGTGACTTTCAGGACAGGGATTTTAATCCACCACCCCCAAACTGTGCTGCTGCAATACTTTGTCATCAAATGAGCTCCCTAGTTATCTAGGGCACTGATATTCCTGAGACAGCATTTCCTTTACTGCAGTATTTGATGGCAATAAAACATCTACTGCAGCTGTAGCAAAACCCAAAGCATCTCTACAAGCTGGACAATAAACACTTAGCACAGTCAAAAGGATTCCTCTCACTCAAGTTTCATCCAGTGGGGTGAAACACCTGGAGAGAAGAATTATTCAagggacaggagaaaaaaaaaaaaaagtggagagCTGCATCTTAAGAAATGGGATTTTCTCACAAGGTCCATTGACGAAATTTTGACACCCAATAAACCAAGGCAATCGAGcagaattcctgctgctcctccacaaCATAGTACAGCAGCTGGCTTAAAACAATTTTGCTTTCAACTAAGACCAGCCCTAAATAAATTATCAGTGACAGAGAGCAGCCAAGGAGGAGGGAGTGGGGTAAATTTACTGGCAGTATCACACAGCAGACGAGTACTACTGATAAAGTCACCTCCAAGGGGGACAAACTCACTAATTCTTCAGCAAAAGAGAAACCTGGTGCCACAGGAGAAGGCTTTTTGGGAATGGCAACAGTGAGAAACATATGCTTGAAGACTCCCAATTTGTTTAGGTaagacattaaaacaaaaaaccataaaaaaaccaGCCAGAGAAAGCTGACACTGCGAGGTATCTCCTCGTACACCGCTCCAGAGAATGCCCGTGGTTTCCATGGCTCACCATCTCGTAGGTCTGCATGGCCAGCTGCACTTTGTCGTCGCTGTACTCTTTGCACTTGCTGTAGGCACTCTGGATCTTCTTCAGGTGCTCCACTCGCTCCTCAGGTACCATGTTCTTCACTGACTCGATGTACGCTGCTGCCAGGCTGTCGATCTCTGCCTTCTTGTCTGAAAAACACACGAGGTACACGTCAGAGACCTGCCAGCCAAAGCAggtatttttggttttccaCTTCCTCGTGGTATTTAGGAGGCCCTTCCTGAGAGCTTTTACACCCCCCTCAATTCCTGAAcgcattttgctttttaaaaacaaaagcaattcaGTTAAAGGTATTCACTCTTTTGACACTTGTGGTGTGATTCTGCTTTCTCAAGTGTTCTGCAGCTAATTCAGAAGTTAATTTGCAGTCAATTCACAGTTAAGATCAGAAACTGAACCCATGGGTTCACAAGTTGCAGCCTCTCTTTCCACACGCAGAACATTTTATCTGTGGTGCAGTCACTGTTCTGATGGTTCAAAATGAAAATCGTTAGCGTGCAGCCAGATACCAACAAAagcttcaaaaaggaaaaaaaaatggtccTGCAAGGCACACAGGAATCTAGAACTTGGTAGATATGGAAATAAGTGGAAGGAAAGCCATCCAAGTGGCCACTGAGTACAGTGATCGCAGAGCTGTGAATTTAAACTGACAACAAAATCAAGCCCTGTGATGTGAGCTGTATCCTCACAGGAAAGAGACAAACACTGCAGAGCACTCGGGCTGAGAAAAGGACAGCAATAGAGGAGAGACACATCCTCCAAAGcccagcctcactgggctcttCCCATCCTTCAGGCCGGGTTCTCTCGGCCTTTGCTTGCTGAAATGCCCGCACGTACCTTCTGTTCTCTGATCCAGCTCCCGCATCAGCTGGAAGTTCCTCTGCAGCTCGCACGGCAGATTCTCAATACCTGTAAGAGAAACGCTACTAAATACTCTGAGCAACCTTGtcaatggaaggtgtccctgcctatggcaggggctggagcgagatgagctttaaggtccttcccaacctgAGCCAAGCCATCCTGTGAGTCACGTACCATGAGCCGCCCGCTCACCTCAGCAGACCTTGAGCACCGTGCTGGGAGCCTTGGCAGGCGGGCGCTGACGCGGCCCCGGGGCCCAGCCGAGGGCGGGGAGCGGGAGCCCCAccgcagggagggaaggggagcgGGAGCCCCTGCCCGGCTGACCCCCACAGCCGCCATGGCCTCCCCAGCGCGCACCGATGACGTAGCGCGGCGCCCGCTGATGACGCACACACAGGGCCgcgccccccacccccccacgcTGCCCGTGGCGCAGTTTTAATtcccgcgctgccgccgccgccgccgcccccgccccaatcccgccgcccccgccccggcccccgtCCCGGCCCCTCGGCCGCGCCCGCCCCTCGCTCACTGTCCAGGTAGTGCTCCAGGTACATGGCAGTCGCCATCTTGCGGCCCGcgcgccgctccccgccgcccgccgggcCCGCATGACAAGGCCCGCGGCCTCATCCCGTATTCACGGCCCGCGCGCCGCCCATTGGCCGCCGGCGCCGTTGGCGCTGCATATTCATGaggggcggcgcgggcggcgaTTGGCGGGCgcggcggaaggggcggggcggcgcgcggcTGGCGGGCGCGCGCGGGCGGGCAtggcggcgcggcgcggggcgcTGATCGCGCTGGAGGGCGTGGATCGCGCCGGGAAGAGCACCCAGGGCCGGCGGCTCGTGGAGGCCCTGCGGGCCGCAGGGCACGGCGCCGACCTCATCCGCTTCCCGGGTACGGCGCGGCTGGGAGCGGCCCGGGCAGCCAGGTGCTCGCGGTGAGCACCGGGGACGGGGCGGGGTGCCGTCCGGGGGCTCTCGCGGGCTGCTCCCACACTTGACGGATGGGCCCTGACGCTTGGACAGAGGGACCGCCCCCGGCCCTGAGCGATAGACCCGTCCCACCCTGGGCGGACCGACCACCCGTGACAGATGGACCCCCCACGCCCGGATAGAGCGAGCGCCCCTCACCCGCGACTGGCGGATAGACCCCTCCCACTCCGGACAGACAGACTGATTCTCCCCCCTGGATGGACCGACCTCTTCCCCCCAACCTGTCACAGGCAGGTAGATCCCCAGCCCCGTATGAACTGACGTTCTCCCACCCGTGACAAATAAATATACCCCTCCCCCTGGCCAGACCTCCTGCCACCCGTGACAAACTCCCACCCTGGATGGACTGACCTTCTCCCATCCATGACAGACAGACCCTGCCGTGGTCAGACCAACCTCCCACCCGTAACAGACAGACCCCCAAGACAGATGGACACCCACCTGGGAAGAGCAGTTTGGGGCAGCTTTTGCatcctctccctttctttcctacAGACAGGACCACAGAGATTGGGCAGCTGATCAGCTCCTAcctggggagggagaagaaCCTGGAGGACCACACCATTCACCTGCTCTTCTCTGCCAACCGCTGGGAACACGTGTAAAGATGATGTTTGTTCagttgtaaaagaaaaatgtgtggtGTTGAATCCCCCACGGTTCGAGCTTGCAATGGGTACAGAAAGCGCGAGAATGCGTTCCTGTTCAGACAGGAAAACAGGCTGGAAGTGGTGTCTTAAGGGCTCTTACAGCTTTGGGTttaatcatagaatcccagaatagtttgggttggaagggaccttaaagcccatcccatcccagcccctgccatgggcagggacaccttccactagcccacgttgctccaagccctgtccagcctggccttggacactgccagggatccaggggcagccacagcttccctgggcaacctgtaccagggcctcacctccctcacagtgaagaatttcttcccaaaatcccatctatCCCCTGCCATTGTAATCTTAGATCAGATCCTACAGCTTGTTTTTTTGGAATCATTGGTGCCATATTTCCAGCTCCTGTGCTCTACTGGATTAAAGAACTGGGGAGCTGAGACTGAACCAGCCTAGACTGTGAATTTACTGTCTTTCCTGAGGATACTTGCTTTGCCAGGCAGTCCCTGTGAGTGACACTGGTTAAGGAATTGTGCCCAAATTTCCCCTCTAGCCAAAGGCTATGTTCAGCTGTAACTGGCTGTCCTTGCTTTAGTCACAGACTCTTGTGTGTGGAGGTGGGGAAATCGGTGTTGGCTGTTGTTCTTACCTGGAAATACAGATTTCAAAATGTTCTCAGTTTACAGAAAAGctttcctggctctgctgcagtggcagtgcCAATTAAGCTGGGAGAACAGAAGGCAGATAAGTGAGCTCTGAGAAGAACTGTCGTGAATTCAGGTGGCAGAGCGTATCACAAAATCTACTGCACCACCTAAAAAGGGAAGAGGACTAAACTGTTCATGTAAATATAATTAATCTGTGATCTTTCCTGtaagccctggagctgcctaGAGCAGTGCCCAGCGCTTGGCACCCCGAATTTGGGTGTCATGAAAGGGTGTTTGGTCAATGCCTGGTGGAGAATACAAACAGCTCTTCACCTGCCATCTGCATCACAGCTGCCCCTGCCTGTGATCTCCATAAATGTTGACTTACTTGGAGTTTTAGATGAACTCCTTTCATTTCTGTCACTATCAAGGAATGGaactttattattttatctCCTGTATGGTTTCAGACCGACGATGAAGGAGAAACTACAGCAGGGGATCACGGTTGTGGTTGACAGATACGCCTTCTCTGGAGTGGCCTTCACAAGTGCCAAAGGGGTGAGTGAgacctgcagcagcccctgcccctctcTCTGTTTGGGAAAGCAGCTCCAGGTAGAGGCTGTTGGTGTGAATGGCCATGGGGCCATTCTTCTTCTGGGAAATGAGGATTGGAAATGAGGGAAGTTTCAGCTCAGGTATTAACCTCAGGGTATTGTTCCCCAGAACAAACAGAGAAACTTACTTGGTGACTTTTTGTAAATCTGGACAGACTGCTGGACTGCAAGCTGACCTGTGTGACTCTGGAGAATGATTCTGGGAGTTTATTTAAGACTCTCTGTACTTGCTCAGGCTGCTGGCCCATGAATTTGTGAAACATAACAGAACCACATACATTAGAAAGGACCTGTGGAATTCATGaagcccagcctccagcaggcTGCTTGGACCTACATCCTGCCAAGGTTAGAGTATCTCCAGGGATGTATATCCACTCCTTTCTGGGTTCTTTTCTGCTCACATTCAGAGTAAAAGTGATTTTCTTCATTTAGCCTGAATTTCTCGCATTCCCACTTGTGCCTTTTGGCCTGTCCCTGCTTTCAGAACAAGGCAGTTCTGTCAGCCTCCCTTTGAGCCATTCTGCACAGACACTCTTGTCCCACTCCATCATACGTGTCCCATTCCTGCTGAGCAGCCATCAATCCTCGAAGAGTATCCTGTGGTCACAGAAGCTCCAGCCATGCCTGCAGCACCAGTTGTGACCTACATTCATTCTTGCCCAAGCCTTTCCCTGCTTCCTGGAAGGACTGAGGAGATCCTAGGCCCCCAGGCCCTGCACCCTCACCTGCATCTTCTTCcaccctcctgcttccctggaCATTGTGTGGCTTGGGGCTTAACCCTGGAACAGATGCATTGAAGCATTTAGGTGCTAAGCAGGTGTCTACAAAAGCCCCAAATTAGGAGCCATGACATGTGACACGAGCTGAGTCACCCCAAAATTATGATCCCAAATACACATAGGCACAACCAGGAATGTTCTGCTACTCTCTGGTGGGGTAGAAAGGGTGTCTTAAAGTGTCTACATTTCTTTGAAAGAAGCTGGTGACCTGCATCCTCAGCCATGCGGATGCAACCCTTGGGAAGCAGGGATGGCATCCTTtgctgctggaagggacctcctCTGCTTCTTAAAAGAATGGagtttggcatttttttcacTCAAGAAGCATTCCCAGAAGAAGGAGAGATGTTGATGCCCATATCTAACACAAAAGCTTACTGGCAGCCAGAGCTCACACCCAGGACATTGTGGCTTCCAGCTTCTCTTACCCCCTCATGGTATTGAAAAACTCACTGCACATACATCCAAAAAATACCCAGATGCAGAACATATGGGGAGAAACTGGAGGGCAGATGTGCCTACTCCTGTTAGAGGGAGCTGAGATGTGGATGAGCAGTAAGTGGACAAGCCTCTGTAGTCTCACCAACATCATGGATTCACATGCCCTGATGGAAGTCTTCAGATCTGTCAGCAAAATCCCAAAGCTGGAGAAAACTGCATCTCTTGTGTCTGGGCTGAAATTCCTGGGTAGGTGAGTATTGGAAAGGAGCCTGCATGGGCTCAGAGAGATCTGCACTGCAGCTGTGTGGTGTTTGTGTTTGGGAGCAGCTTTCTTTAGGACTGAGCACGTGTTGGAATGGTAACGGCTGTGCGGAGGCTCAGAGTGTGCCTTGGTAGAGCTCAGATGGGCTCTGCAGAAGAGGCATGAAAAGCTTTTGCTCTGCCCAACTTAAATGGGCACAAGAGGTGCTGAACACCTGACAAAACCTGCTCGCCTCCAAACTGCCAGGACTGAATTCCCACATGGTAAGCTGCGAAATCACCTTTTCAGTTTGTAGCCTGTGCAGAGCGTTTCAGGTTGCGATTCCTGCCGTCCTTGGCTGTTCCTTTCCCACCTCACTCTCCAGCCaacctgctgctttcctgtctTTGTGTGTGTCTCACCTCAAACTCGGTTGTCTTTGGGACAGAACTTCTGCCTGGACTGGTGCAAACAGCCTGATGTTGGACTCCCAAAGCCAGACCTGATCTTGTTTCTCCAGTTAAGCCCGGAAGAAGCAGCGGAACGAGGGAACTTTGGACATGAACGTTATGAGACCAGCCCCTTCCAAGAGAAAGTTCTCCAGTCCTTCTATTGCTTAATGGAGGACAAGACCCTAAACTGGAAGGTGAGGAAATAACTCTAATGGGCTTGTCATGGACCGGGGTGCAGATCTCTAATGAGAGCTCCCAAATTCTGCCTGTCAtatccctgtgctcccctctTCCCACTTCTGCTCAGCAGGACACATTGGGGACCAGCCAAGGGCAGTGTGAGATGTGGCAGAGAGGGCACTGCCCTGTTCCAGGACACCCTGGTCAGCTCTTTGTGCACTTGGGATGAATGCCTAGCTTACCTGCCTCTGTCACACACCCCAAAGACTGCCAGCAAACAACGTGCAGCTGcagtttcttttgtttcccttcaCCCACCCTCACGTCTACTTCTTAAATGTCTGTTCCTACACACATACTGGTTTTTCCTAAATCCACTCCAGAAACTGCAGAGAGGAGGTGTAATTAGCTCATTTCACTACTCAGGAAGAATAACAATATTGAGTAATGGGGGGAGCAGATGTTAACAAGGTTTTTCTCATTTGTTGGTGTCCAGTAACACATTTCTGTATTCTCTGTATCtatcctgtattttttttcatcttggaAACAGACAGTGGATGCTTCAAAGAGCATTGAAGACTTGCACAGAGAAATCAAGTCCATTGCAGAGAAAACTATGCAGGAGGTTCAGAATAAACCTCTGGGCGAACTCTGGAAATGAAACTTCATACAGGTCTAAAAGAATAAGGGAAAGGTCACTTCTTGGATCCTCTGCACTTGGAAGACTCTGTGACATCCCAGCAGCTACAGCTTAGATCCTGTGTTGTATTCTGGGTccaagatgctgctgctgtgcttgttACTATCTGCCCCTCCCCTCCATCCTGCATAGTCCCTTCTGCATTTCTTAAATGAGTATGCCATGAGCATGTATCAAATTCTTCCTAAAAACCTCCCTCCCCAATCAGGAGTTCTTGTTCTAGCGCCTGGAGTTCAGATGTGGGTGTGGAGCCCAGGGCCATCCCTGGACAGAGAGTGTTCCCATTTTTGCGGAATTGCCATGTGTCTGATCATTCTTCCTCTCTAGTAAATGCATCCTCCATGTTCAAACCAGTTTGTAGAAGACTTGctaataaattattcttttaagcATTTGGCAtagggcatttttttttcagtatgatCCTTTATCTTCTAGAAGGAGATATGGGAGGTGAAAGTGCTGCAGTTCAGGCACTAAATCCAAGGAAAGCTGTTTGCTAGAGCCgtggaaaaaagggagaggcGAGTTCAAGCCTTCTCCCCAGCTGTGTACTGCTGGGAGCAGTAAGAGCATTAAATAGATGGATTAGCTCAAAACAAGGCCAGTTTGGAGGGTAAGCAGcacataaattattttagacTGGCCAAGATGAGAGGAATAGCCACCTGTGGCTCCTGACACACCCCAGTGCAGTTTGAAACCAGACCTGCTATGAATCACCTAAATCACCAGTACAAACTGGAATGTTAATCACTTGCAAGGGGCACTGAGAGATGGGCATGGCCAGGAGAGTTCAGCTCACCTTCCAGTAGGGTGGTCTGCTCTGATCTCCACAGACTAAATCCTCTCTAACGTGGAGAAGCAGATTGAACACATTcatgagcagggagaggaaggtAAATATTTAAACCAAAATTGCTAATACAAGCACCAGCTGCAATGGCCTATCCCCCACGGCTACCCAGCACTTGGCAGCCAGACACTCCTGGTGAAGGAGGTGAGCCCCTGCAATGCTGCATCAGGCCCTGACCGTAACACTTGGGACACAACAACACACTGAAAAGCCAGAAATACCTGTTAAAGATCTAAGCTGAGCTTAGCTGTGCTATTTGGGTTGTGTTAACACTCGGGTAAAATCTGGCTGAGCTGTCCTTAAACATAAAGCCATGAACATGAAATAAACAGTAGAATCACTTTGGGTTGGAAAGTGATCTTAAGGATCATCtttttccatgggcagggacaccttccactatcccaggatgctccaagccccatccaacctggccttggacacttccagggatccaggggcagccacagcttctctgggcaacctgtgccagggcctccccaccctcacatggaagaattccttcctaatatcccatctaaccctgccctctggcagtgggaagctaTTTCCCCTTGGCCTGTCCTTGAGGCCCTTGTTCACAGTcattctccagctctcttggagcccctctGCACACTGGACTCTTCTGGTGTACTGCCTACTACCCACCACCTCCTTCAACGTGTGCAAGGACATCAGGACAGGCAAAGATTTTGGATCTGTTTATTCAGATAGAAATTGAAAGCAGATGAATGGAGCACAGCCCCActtcctctgctgcctcttcccctGACTAcaggagagaagaggagaagcaggaagaaagcagcaaataaTAATTTAGTGACAGAAGCATTGTGGTTCCCAGTTCAAACCTCTGCTTTCGAGTATCACGCGGACAGTTAGAGCATCAGTAGGTCAGTCACGGGGGAAACAGGTCATTTCTAGCCTGGTGGCACCACCCTTGGGCACACCACCATCATCTGACAGGTTCCAAACCCGAATGCACAAACCAAAGCCTTGTAAACAGGGTTGCAGCGTGGAAACTACAGCAGCAACTTCCCTTGCAGTGTGCATGGAGACAGCTCTCTCCTCCACATTTACCTTTCTCTGTGTGAAGGGCCCTAGGCAGAGCTACCATGTTAAAGTAGCTAAAATTTCCAGTATATTTGGACCTTCTCAAGGCATTCTGCCCTTCTTGGGATGGTTACCTGACGGGGGATTCTCCAGGTTAGCTCCTACAGCACCTCTGGGCACACTCCGCAGGGAggggagctggcagaggcaAGGTACCAACACAGCTCGGAAACCTCGACCTTCAGGCACCTCTTCTGCTTTGGAAAGGGAATGTCTGACAGGAGTAGATGGAGGAACTGCTGACCAACCCACCCAGGGCACCTCAAGAGGTTTTACAGCTCAGGTTTTTGGCAGGACAACATCACTCCCTAGTCGCCGTGCCAGCACACTGGGGGACAGACAGAAGCCTGGCACATGCCTGGCAGATCTCTGCTGCCCTGTTTTACCTCTCCCAGCTCTGGACTCTTTTTTCCAGGGCTGTGGAATTCAGTTTTCTGttaaaagcagctttcctgaaGGTACTTAATGTAGACACTATTCCACTGTAGAAGCACATGGACTGACTCACTGAGCAACACACACGTTTTCTATTCTTCCATTCCTTCTGTTATTTAAACTGGGATTGAGAtgctcctctccagcagcacagcactgctccacA
This genomic window from Corvus hawaiiensis isolate bCorHaw1 chromosome 10, bCorHaw1.pri.cur, whole genome shotgun sequence contains:
- the DTYMK gene encoding thymidylate kinase — translated: MAARRGALIALEGVDRAGKSTQGRRLVEALRAAGHGADLIRFPDRTTEIGQLISSYLGREKNLEDHTIHLLFSANRWEHVPTMKEKLQQGITVVVDRYAFSGVAFTSAKGNFCLDWCKQPDVGLPKPDLILFLQLSPEEAAERGNFGHERYETSPFQEKVLQSFYCLMEDKTLNWKTVDASKSIEDLHREIKSIAEKTMQEVQNKPLGELWK
- the ING5 gene encoding inhibitor of growth protein 5 isoform X1, with amino-acid sequence MATAMYLEHYLDSIENLPCELQRNFQLMRELDQRTEDKKAEIDSLAAAYIESVKNMVPEERVEHLKKIQSAYSKCKEYSDDKVQLAMQTYEMVDKHIRRLDADLARFEADLKDKLEGSDFETPGSRSLKKGRSQKDKRSSRGRGRRTSEEDTPKKKKLKGGSEFADTILSVHPSDVLDMPVDPNEPTYCLCHQVSYGEMIGCDNPDCPIEWFHFACVDLTTKPKGKWFCPRCVQERKKKK
- the ING5 gene encoding inhibitor of growth protein 5 isoform X2, with translation MRELDQRTEDKKAEIDSLAAAYIESVKNMVPEERVEHLKKIQSAYSKCKEYSDDKVQLAMQTYEMVDKHIRRLDADLARFEADLKDKLEGSDFETPGSRSLKKGRSQKDKRSSRGRGRRTSEEDTPKKKKLKGGSEFADTILSVHPSDVLDMPVDPNEPTYCLCHQVSYGEMIGCDNPDCPIEWFHFACVDLTTKPKGKWFCPRCVQERKKKK